From a single Apium graveolens cultivar Ventura chromosome 2, ASM990537v1, whole genome shotgun sequence genomic region:
- the LOC141706331 gene encoding putative indole-3-pyruvate monooxygenase YUCCA10, with the protein MEVKETVVIIVGAGPSGLATAACLKTHSIPYIILEREDCFASIWKHKSYDRVHLHLAKQLCQLPFMSFPKSCPTFVSKKQFLQYLDDYVTRFNIKPLYQRQVVSAFYDENSSKWKIKATTKGVSNEFEEYSSRFLVVATGETCDAYRPEVEGLSKFAGDFVHSTEYKSGEIYENKHVLVVGCGNSGMEIALDLANHGAKVSVVVRRPVHVLSRGMVHWGLSLLKYFPYYIVDFLMVLFSKIKYGDLSKYGIHRPQEGPFSLKVKSGKYPVIDVGTCHKIKSGEIQVLPGLRSIGESEVLFEDSRSYPFDSIIFATGFTRSTKTWLKGDSYLLNDDGIPKPEFPKHWKGEKGLYCVGLARRGLYGAAMDAQNIANDIIKFV; encoded by the exons ATGGAGGTTAAAGAAACAGTTGTAATCATAGTTGGTGCAGGTCCTTCTGGGCTTGCAACAGCTGCATGTTTGAAAACACATTCAATCCCTTACATAATACTTGAAAGAGAAGACTGTTTTGCTTCTATATGGAAACATAAGTCTTATGACCGCGTTCATCTCCATCTAGCTAAACAGCTCTGCCAGCTCCCCTTCATGTCTTTTCCTAAATCTTGTCCAACTTTCGTCTCCAAGAAACAATTCTTGCAATATCTAGATGATTATGTCACTCGTTTTAACATAAAGCCTTTGTACCAAAGACAAGTTGTGTCAGCATTTTACGACGAAAACTCGAGTAAGTGGAAGATCAAGGCTACCACCAAAGGCGTTTCTAATGAGTTTGAGGAATATTCCAGCAGGTTTTTAGTTGTGGCCACAGGAGAAACATGTGATGCTTATAGACCTGAAGTTGAAGGGTTGAGTAAGTTTGCAGGGGATTTTGTACATTCAACTGAATACAAATCGGGTGAGATTTATGAAAACAAACATGTCCTGGTTGTTGGCTGTGGAAATTCTGGAATGGAGATTGCTTTAGATCTAGCTAATCATGGTGCTAAAGTTTCGGTTGTTGTCAGGAGACCC GTGCATGTTTTGTCAAGAGGAATGGTGCACTGGGGGTTAAGTCTATTGAAATACTTTCCTTATTACATTGTCGACTTCTTGATGGTGTTGTTTAGCAAGATCAAGTACGGAGACTTGAGCAAATATGGAATCCATAGGCCACAGGAAGGTCCCTTTTCATTGAAAGTCAAGTCTGGTAAGTATCCTGTTATCGATGTCGGGACATGCCACAAAATCAAGTCTGGTGAGATTCAG GTATTGCCTGGATTGAGAAGCATAGGCGAGAGTGAAGTATTATTTGAGGACAGCAGGTCATATCCATTTGATTCTATCATTTTCGCAACTGGATTCACCAGGTCCACCAAGACGTGGCTCAAG GGAGATAGTTATCTTCTGAACGATGATGGGATACCAAAACCTGAATTTCCGAAGCACTGGAAGGGGGAGAAGGGATTGTACTGTGTGGGATTGGCAAGAAGAGGCTTGTATGGAGCTGCAATGGATGCACAGAACATAGCCAATGATATCATCAAGTTTGTTTGA